From Ancylobacter pratisalsi, one genomic window encodes:
- a CDS encoding asparaginase — MTRPRLLVLSLGGTITMTAGTGAGIAPTLGAADLVAAVPGLGALAEIEARSPLRLPSPSLTLENVCAVAGEIRSGFDGGFDGAIVIQGTDTLEETAFALDLLIRDERPVVVIGAMRGAQAAGADGPANLLAAAVVATSPAARGLGTLVVLNDSIHAARFVRKAHTALTSAFVSENGGPLGLVAEARAHLFSRVVQLDLPALAPAGALPPIALVKMAMGDDGRLVRAVPGLGYAGLVIEAMGAGHVPGDLAESVGAIAASIPVVLASRTLAGPVFERTYGYPGSEIDLVARGLIPSGLLTGPKARILLTLGLACGLDGPAIRAAFSAFG; from the coding sequence ATGACACGCCCGCGTCTTCTCGTTCTGTCGCTTGGTGGCACCATTACCATGACCGCGGGCACCGGTGCCGGCATTGCGCCGACCCTTGGTGCCGCCGATCTTGTCGCCGCGGTCCCCGGACTTGGCGCATTGGCCGAGATCGAGGCCCGCTCGCCGCTGAGGCTGCCAAGCCCCTCGCTCACGCTCGAGAACGTCTGCGCGGTGGCCGGTGAGATCCGCTCAGGCTTCGACGGCGGCTTCGACGGCGCGATCGTGATCCAGGGCACCGACACGCTGGAGGAGACCGCCTTCGCGCTCGACCTGCTGATACGCGACGAGCGGCCGGTCGTGGTGATCGGCGCCATGCGCGGGGCGCAGGCGGCGGGTGCGGATGGGCCCGCCAATCTCCTTGCGGCGGCGGTGGTCGCCACCAGCCCGGCCGCGCGCGGCCTGGGCACGCTGGTGGTGCTGAACGACAGCATTCACGCCGCACGCTTCGTGCGGAAGGCGCACACCGCGCTGACCTCGGCCTTCGTCTCCGAGAATGGCGGGCCCCTGGGGCTGGTGGCGGAGGCACGTGCGCACCTGTTCTCCCGCGTGGTCCAGCTGGATCTGCCCGCGCTGGCGCCGGCCGGCGCGCTGCCACCGATCGCGCTGGTGAAGATGGCGATGGGCGATGATGGACGGCTCGTGCGCGCCGTCCCCGGCCTTGGCTATGCCGGGCTGGTCATTGAGGCCATGGGAGCCGGGCATGTGCCCGGCGATCTTGCGGAGAGTGTCGGCGCGATCGCCGCTTCCATCCCCGTGGTGCTGGCGAGCCGCACCCTCGCCGGGCCGGTCTTCGAGCGCACCTATGGCTATCCCGGCTCGGAAATCGACCTCGTCGCGCGCGGCCTCATCCCCTCGGGCCTGCTCACCGGTCCGAAGGCGCGGATACTGCTGACACTGGGACTGGCGTGCGGTCTCGACGGCCCGGCGATCCGGGCCGCCTTCTCTGCTTTTGGATAG
- a CDS encoding FAD-binding protein translates to MTDHLCPRDEADVVEAVRWAAAEHRTLDIAGSGSKLALGRHIQTDLTLELKGLSGITLYEPEELVLSAKAGTPIAEIETAIAASSQMMAFEPMDYGPLLGQPSGAGTLGGLMSCNLAGPRRPSAGAARDHALGLRAVSGRGEAFKAGGRVVKNVTGYDLPRGLAGSHGTLAAFTELTIKVLPRPESVETLLVLGLDEAAAASVMSAATGSYYDVSGAAHVPAETVARLAAILPSGAERPVTALRLEGVTPSILHRRGKLEEMLRPRGELAHLEAAASLAFWQAIRDVTPFALPPGGDLDAAKAIWRISVAPMAGAGIGAVLREAGASCLYDWAGGLVWIEMPDAAPRAEIVRAALAALGGDQSGGHATLIRASRAARAAEDVFQPLDSVTAMLVKKMKDGFDPSRVLSPGRMYAGI, encoded by the coding sequence ATGACCGACCACCTGTGCCCACGCGACGAGGCCGATGTCGTCGAGGCCGTGCGTTGGGCCGCCGCCGAGCACCGGACGCTGGACATCGCCGGCTCCGGCTCCAAGCTGGCGCTGGGGCGCCATATCCAGACCGACCTGACGCTCGAACTCAAGGGGCTGTCCGGCATCACGCTCTATGAACCGGAAGAACTGGTTCTGAGCGCGAAGGCCGGCACACCGATCGCCGAGATCGAGACCGCCATCGCCGCTTCCAGCCAGATGATGGCCTTCGAGCCGATGGATTACGGGCCGCTTCTCGGCCAGCCTTCGGGCGCGGGTACGCTCGGTGGGCTGATGTCCTGCAATCTCGCCGGTCCCCGGCGTCCTAGCGCCGGCGCGGCGCGCGACCATGCGCTGGGCTTGCGCGCTGTCTCCGGGCGCGGGGAAGCCTTCAAGGCCGGCGGACGGGTGGTGAAGAACGTCACCGGGTACGACCTGCCCCGGGGCCTGGCCGGCTCGCACGGCACGCTCGCGGCCTTCACTGAGCTGACCATCAAGGTGCTTCCCCGGCCCGAATCGGTGGAAACGCTGCTCGTACTCGGCCTCGACGAGGCCGCCGCCGCCAGCGTCATGAGCGCGGCGACCGGCTCCTATTACGACGTATCCGGCGCCGCGCATGTGCCGGCCGAGACCGTCGCGCGCCTTGCCGCCATCCTCCCCTCCGGAGCCGAGCGCCCGGTGACGGCGCTGCGGCTGGAGGGGGTGACGCCCTCCATTCTGCATCGGCGCGGCAAGCTGGAAGAGATGCTGCGTCCGCGCGGCGAACTTGCCCATCTCGAAGCGGCGGCTTCGCTCGCCTTCTGGCAGGCAATCCGCGACGTCACGCCCTTCGCGCTACCGCCGGGCGGCGATCTCGATGCCGCGAAGGCGATCTGGCGGATCTCGGTCGCGCCCATGGCGGGCGCCGGCATCGGCGCGGTCCTGCGGGAAGCCGGGGCGAGCTGCCTCTATGACTGGGCGGGCGGACTGGTGTGGATCGAGATGCCGGATGCCGCGCCACGCGCCGAGATTGTCCGCGCCGCGCTCGCCGCGCTGGGCGGCGACCAATCGGGCGGCCACGCTACGCTCATCCGCGCCTCACGAGCCGCCCGCGCGGCCGAGGATGTGTTCCAGCCGCTCGATTCTGTCACGGCCATGCTGGTGAAGAAGATGAAGGACGGTTTCGACCCGAGCCGGGTGCTCAGCCCCGGCCGGATGTATGCGGGAATTTGA
- a CDS encoding M16 family metallopeptidase has translation MSAVMLIAASLASNRASGAEVAEFTLDNGLQVVVVPDHRAPVVTHMVWYRVGSADEQPGKSGIAHFLEHLMFKGTESHPAGEFSQVVGKLGGQENAFTSQDYTAYFQRVAKENLGTVMDFEADRMTGLVLTDEVVLPERDVVLEERRMRTDNDPSSQLSEAAQAAMYVNHPYAHPIIGWEDEIKKLNREDALAFYRRFYTPNNAILVVAGDVQPDEVKKLAEGTYGKVKPRAETAERIRPQEPPPRASRRLVLADARVGQPNLARAYLVPSYRNDKKESVALDVLSQILGGGSTGRLYRTLVAEKGLAAGAGSWYQSTALDETRFAISASPRPEVTMETLEQALDQVIGDLAKNGPDAGELERAKTRLVAEAIYAQDNQATLARIYGAALATGSTIEDVKIWPDMVKEVSADEVRDVARRYLVPARSVTTELLPAKPHPAAPIGSDAPEKRS, from the coding sequence ATGTCTGCCGTGATGCTGATCGCCGCGTCCCTCGCCTCGAACCGCGCCAGCGGCGCCGAGGTCGCAGAGTTCACCCTCGACAATGGACTTCAGGTCGTGGTGGTCCCCGATCATCGCGCTCCGGTCGTCACCCATATGGTGTGGTATCGCGTCGGTTCGGCCGACGAGCAGCCCGGCAAGTCCGGCATTGCCCATTTTCTCGAACACCTGATGTTCAAGGGCACGGAAAGCCACCCCGCCGGCGAGTTCTCGCAGGTGGTGGGCAAGCTCGGCGGGCAGGAGAATGCGTTCACCTCGCAGGATTACACCGCCTATTTCCAGCGCGTGGCCAAGGAGAACCTCGGCACGGTGATGGATTTCGAGGCCGACCGCATGACCGGGCTCGTGCTCACCGATGAGGTGGTGCTGCCCGAGCGCGACGTGGTTCTCGAAGAGCGCCGCATGCGCACCGACAATGATCCCTCCTCCCAGCTCTCCGAAGCCGCGCAGGCGGCGATGTACGTCAACCATCCCTATGCCCACCCGATCATCGGCTGGGAAGACGAGATCAAGAAGCTGAACCGCGAGGACGCGCTCGCCTTCTACCGCCGCTTCTACACCCCCAACAACGCGATCCTCGTGGTCGCCGGCGATGTCCAGCCGGACGAGGTGAAGAAGCTCGCCGAGGGCACTTATGGCAAGGTGAAGCCCCGCGCCGAAACGGCGGAGCGGATCCGTCCGCAGGAGCCGCCCCCGCGTGCGTCCCGCCGGCTTGTCCTCGCGGATGCCCGTGTCGGCCAGCCCAATCTCGCCCGCGCCTATCTCGTGCCCTCCTATCGGAACGACAAGAAGGAAAGCGTCGCGCTCGACGTGCTGTCGCAGATCCTGGGCGGCGGCTCCACCGGCCGGCTCTACCGGACGCTGGTCGCCGAAAAGGGCCTCGCTGCCGGCGCCGGTTCCTGGTATCAAAGCACCGCTCTCGACGAGACCCGCTTTGCCATCTCCGCCTCTCCTCGCCCGGAAGTGACAATGGAGACGCTGGAACAGGCCCTTGACCAAGTGATCGGCGATCTCGCGAAGAACGGGCCGGATGCGGGCGAGCTTGAACGGGCCAAGACCCGCCTTGTCGCCGAAGCGATCTACGCCCAGGACAACCAGGCCACGCTGGCGCGCATCTATGGTGCCGCCCTCGCCACCGGCTCGACCATCGAGGACGTGAAGATCTGGCCGGATATGGTCAAGGAGGTCTCAGCCGACGAAGTGCGCGACGTGGCGCGGCGTTATCTCGTACCCGCGCGGTCGGTAACGACCGAGCTCCTCCCGGCCAAGCCCCATCCTGCCGCGCCCATCGGTTCGGACGCACCGGAGAAGCGTTCATGA
- a CDS encoding FAD-linked oxidase C-terminal domain-containing protein, whose translation MSGLVMPEPRADLISRRAEIVAALRTIVPGEGVIDTETEMRPFESDGVTAYRQLPLAVVLPSTTQQVSEVLAYCNANGIPVVPRGAGTSLSGGALPLADGVLLGMGKFNRILDIDFENRALVAQPGVTNLGITTAVAHEGFYYAPDPSSQIACTIGGNVGENSGGVHCLKYGLTTNNVLGVEMVLITGEIVQVGGKHLDSGGLDLLGIIVGSEGLLGVVTEVTVRILKKPETARAVLIGFPSSEAAGACVAAIIAAGIIPGGMEMMDRMMIHAAEAFVNVGYPLDVEALLIVELDGPEAEVNHLIERVADIAGGLGCLTLRASTSEEERVAFWAGRKAAFPAVGRISPDYLCMDGTIPRKALPHVLTRMEEMSEKYGLRCGNVFHAGDGNLHPLICYDANKPGELERAEAFGADILLLCVEVGGVLTGEHGVGVEKRDLMPSMFNEIDLAHQQRLKCAFDPDALLNPGKVFPVLHRCAELGRMHVSGGKLAFPDIPRF comes from the coding sequence ATGTCCGGGCTCGTCATGCCGGAGCCGAGGGCTGATCTCATTTCACGCCGCGCCGAGATCGTGGCCGCGCTGCGGACGATCGTGCCCGGCGAGGGCGTCATCGATACCGAAACCGAGATGCGCCCTTTCGAGAGCGATGGCGTAACCGCCTATCGCCAGCTCCCCCTGGCGGTCGTACTGCCGTCCACCACGCAGCAGGTCTCCGAGGTGCTGGCTTATTGCAACGCCAACGGCATCCCGGTTGTGCCGCGTGGGGCCGGAACCTCGCTTTCGGGCGGCGCGCTGCCGCTGGCGGACGGGGTGCTGCTCGGGATGGGCAAATTCAACCGCATCCTCGACATCGACTTCGAGAACCGCGCCCTGGTCGCCCAGCCTGGCGTCACCAATCTGGGCATCACCACCGCGGTCGCCCATGAGGGCTTCTATTACGCGCCCGATCCCTCCTCGCAGATCGCCTGCACCATCGGCGGTAATGTCGGCGAGAATTCAGGCGGCGTGCATTGCCTGAAATATGGCCTGACCACCAACAACGTGCTCGGCGTCGAGATGGTGCTGATCACTGGCGAAATTGTCCAGGTCGGCGGCAAGCATCTCGATTCCGGCGGGCTCGACCTGCTCGGCATCATCGTGGGCTCGGAAGGCCTGCTCGGCGTCGTCACCGAAGTCACCGTGCGCATCCTTAAGAAGCCGGAGACCGCGCGCGCCGTGCTGATCGGCTTTCCCTCGTCGGAAGCCGCCGGGGCCTGCGTCGCGGCCATCATAGCCGCGGGCATCATCCCCGGCGGCATGGAGATGATGGACCGCATGATGATCCATGCCGCCGAGGCCTTCGTGAATGTGGGCTATCCACTGGATGTCGAGGCGCTGCTGATCGTCGAGCTGGACGGGCCCGAGGCGGAGGTGAACCACCTCATCGAGCGCGTGGCCGATATTGCCGGCGGGCTCGGCTGCCTCACTCTGCGGGCCTCGACCAGCGAGGAGGAGCGGGTCGCCTTCTGGGCCGGGCGCAAGGCCGCTTTCCCCGCCGTGGGACGGATCTCGCCGGATTATCTGTGCATGGACGGCACCATTCCGCGTAAGGCGCTGCCTCATGTGCTCACGCGCATGGAGGAGATGTCGGAGAAGTACGGCCTCAGATGCGGCAACGTCTTCCACGCGGGCGACGGCAATCTCCATCCGCTGATCTGCTACGACGCCAACAAACCGGGCGAGTTGGAGCGGGCGGAGGCCTTCGGCGCCGACATCCTTCTGCTCTGCGTCGAGGTCGGGGGTGTCCTTACTGGCGAGCACGGCGTCGGCGTGGAGAAGCGCGACCTCATGCCTTCCATGTTCAACGAGATCGACCTCGCCCATCAGCAGCGCCTCAAATGCGCCTTCGATCCGGACGCGCTCCTGAATCCGGGCAAGGTTTTCCCGGTGCTGCACCGCTGTGCCGAACTCGGGCGCATGCATGTAAGCGGCGGCAAGCTCGCCTTCCCTGACATCCCGCGTTTCTGA
- a CDS encoding M16 family metallopeptidase, which translates to MRLAHRSGALPGFLRSVLFRPFLQLAAASLIMNIALLPVAPAQSETTRIQRVISPGGIEAWLVHDTTLPLVAMEIAFMGGASQDPGDKPGVANLAASLLDEGAGDLDSQAFQDRMAGKAIELRFDASRDQMSGSLRTLSENADEAFELMRLAVTQPRFDTEAVERIRQGQLASLRRRLNDPSTLASLGWSSTAFPNHPYGRPVMGTLESVPTISREDLTGFVARNLARDNLKIAVVGDITPEALAPALDKMFGALPARAGLTPVPDVTPQGLGTVVVKELDVPQTSMVFGGIGLKRNDPDFIPAFVLNHMLGGSAFSSRLFKEVREKRGLAYSVYSHLAPLDHAALILGGTATKNDRAGETIDIIKAEWLKLLTDGPSEDELADAKSYLIGSFALRFDSSAKVASQLLQIQIDELGIDYIDIRNQLVGAVTLDDIKRVAARFRDDPAWLFSIVGKPSGLASSDGG; encoded by the coding sequence ATGAGGCTGGCCCATCGCAGCGGCGCGCTCCCCGGCTTCCTTCGTTCCGTGCTTTTCCGTCCTTTCCTCCAGCTCGCTGCCGCCAGTCTGATCATGAACATTGCCCTCCTCCCCGTCGCCCCCGCCCAGTCCGAAACCACGCGCATCCAGCGTGTGATAAGCCCGGGCGGCATCGAGGCCTGGCTGGTGCACGACACCACGCTTCCGCTGGTCGCGATGGAGATCGCGTTCATGGGAGGCGCGTCGCAGGATCCCGGCGACAAGCCGGGAGTGGCCAATCTCGCCGCCTCGCTGCTCGACGAAGGCGCGGGTGACCTTGATTCGCAGGCCTTTCAGGACCGCATGGCCGGTAAGGCGATCGAGCTGCGTTTCGACGCCTCGCGCGACCAGATGTCCGGCTCGCTGCGCACCTTGTCGGAGAATGCCGACGAGGCCTTCGAGCTGATGCGGCTCGCCGTGACGCAGCCGCGCTTCGACACCGAGGCGGTTGAGCGCATCCGGCAGGGGCAGCTCGCCTCCCTGCGCCGCCGCCTCAATGACCCCTCGACGCTGGCAAGTCTGGGCTGGTCGAGCACCGCCTTCCCCAACCATCCCTATGGCCGCCCGGTCATGGGCACGCTGGAAAGCGTGCCGACGATCTCCCGCGAGGACCTCACCGGCTTCGTGGCGCGCAACCTTGCGCGTGACAACCTCAAGATCGCGGTGGTCGGCGACATCACGCCGGAAGCCCTCGCCCCCGCACTCGACAAGATGTTCGGCGCATTGCCCGCCAGGGCCGGGCTCACACCTGTGCCGGATGTCACCCCGCAGGGGCTTGGCACCGTCGTGGTGAAGGAACTGGACGTACCGCAGACGTCGATGGTGTTTGGCGGCATTGGCCTGAAGCGCAATGATCCCGATTTCATCCCGGCCTTCGTGTTGAACCACATGCTGGGTGGCTCGGCCTTCTCCTCGCGCCTGTTCAAGGAAGTGCGCGAGAAACGTGGCCTCGCCTACTCGGTGTATAGCCACCTTGCCCCGCTCGACCACGCGGCGCTGATCCTTGGCGGCACGGCGACGAAGAACGACCGCGCTGGCGAAACGATCGACATCATCAAGGCGGAGTGGCTCAAGCTGCTGACCGACGGGCCAAGCGAGGACGAGCTGGCGGACGCCAAGAGCTATCTCATTGGCTCCTTTGCGCTGCGCTTCGATTCATCGGCCAAGGTCGCCTCGCAGCTGCTGCAGATCCAGATCGACGAACTCGGCATCGACTACATCGACATTCGCAATCAGCTGGTCGGCGCGGTCACGCTGGACGACATCAAGCGCGTGGCCGCCCGGTTCCGCGACGATCCGGCGTGGCTGTTCAGCATTGTTGGCAAGCCTTCCGGCCTTGCGTCGTCCGACGGCGGCTGA
- the glcF gene encoding glycolate oxidase subunit GlcF, protein MQTNFSLAQLADPQTACSEQILRSCVHCGFCTATCPTYVLLGDELDSPRGRIYLIKDMLENDRPATVEVARHVDRCLSCLSCMSTCPSGVHYMHLVDHARDHIEKTYRRPLLDRLTRALLARVLPSRRLFRLSLAGAMLARPFAGLIGAVPGLRPIGAMLKLAPARPATRSATEGERRFEAIGPRRARVALLDGCAQPVLRPEIDEAAIRLMTRMGVEIVRPVGGGCCGSLTHHMGKEDLALANARANVDAWSREIEGEGLDAIIVTTSGCGTTIKDYGHMLRTDPAYADKAARVSALAKDVSEFLTDRDLPVPVIDAGLRVAYHSACSLQHGQKVRTAPKTLLAKAGFTVLEPAEGHLCCGSAGTYNILQPEIAERLRTRKVANIERTRPDIIAAGNIGCMTQIGGGTPIPVVHTVELLDWATGGPKPLGLDAIPSAA, encoded by the coding sequence ATGCAGACGAACTTCTCCCTCGCCCAGCTGGCCGACCCGCAGACGGCATGTTCCGAGCAGATCCTGCGCTCCTGCGTGCATTGCGGGTTCTGCACCGCCACTTGCCCGACCTATGTCCTGCTGGGCGATGAACTCGACAGTCCACGCGGGCGCATCTACCTGATCAAGGACATGCTGGAGAACGACCGCCCGGCAACCGTTGAGGTCGCTCGCCACGTCGATCGCTGCCTGTCCTGCCTGTCCTGCATGTCGACCTGCCCCTCGGGCGTGCACTACATGCACCTCGTCGACCACGCCCGCGATCACATTGAGAAGACCTATAGGCGCCCACTGCTCGACCGGCTGACACGGGCGCTGCTCGCGCGTGTGCTGCCCAGTCGCCGCCTGTTTCGCCTCTCGCTCGCGGGCGCCATGCTCGCCCGCCCCTTCGCCGGGCTCATCGGCGCGGTGCCGGGCTTGAGGCCCATCGGCGCCATGCTGAAGCTCGCGCCCGCGCGCCCCGCCACCCGCTCGGCAACGGAAGGCGAGCGGCGATTCGAAGCCATCGGTCCGCGTCGGGCCCGCGTCGCGCTGCTCGATGGCTGCGCCCAGCCCGTGCTGCGACCGGAGATCGACGAGGCCGCGATCCGCCTCATGACCCGCATGGGCGTGGAAATCGTGCGCCCCGTTGGGGGCGGCTGCTGCGGCTCCCTGACCCATCACATGGGAAAGGAAGACCTCGCGCTGGCCAATGCCCGCGCCAATGTCGATGCCTGGAGCCGCGAGATCGAGGGCGAGGGGCTCGACGCCATCATCGTCACCACTTCGGGATGCGGCACGACGATCAAGGACTACGGCCACATGCTGCGTACCGACCCCGCCTATGCCGACAAGGCGGCCAGGGTGTCGGCACTGGCGAAGGACGTCAGCGAGTTCCTCACCGACCGGGACCTGCCGGTGCCGGTCATCGATGCCGGCCTGCGCGTCGCCTATCACTCGGCCTGCTCGCTGCAGCACGGGCAGAAGGTGCGTACCGCGCCGAAGACCTTGCTGGCCAAAGCCGGCTTCACCGTGCTGGAGCCGGCGGAAGGGCACCTGTGCTGCGGCTCGGCCGGCACCTACAATATTCTCCAGCCCGAGATCGCGGAGCGTCTGCGCACGCGCAAGGTCGCCAATATCGAGCGCACCCGGCCGGACATCATCGCCGCCGGAAATATCGGCTGCATGACCCAGATCGGCGGCGGCACGCCGATCCCCGTCGTGCATACGGTGGAACTGCTCGACTGGGCGACGGGCGGGCCGAAACCGCTAGGGCTTGACGCCATCCCTTCCGCAGCCTGA
- a CDS encoding 8-oxoguanine deaminase encodes MATLLVKNATVLVTMDGSRREISGGGLFARDGFIEQVGPSEMLPATADEVMDLSGHVVLPGLVNCHHHLDQVLTRNLPAAQNVNLFRWLKAHYRLWAARTPEASRTATLVGLSELALSGCTTAFDHAYVFRNGCKVDDQIGAAREIGMRFMVSRGSMSLGESKGGLPPDDCVEEEEAILADSERVIGAYHDPAPGSLLQIALAPCSPFSVTPELMRDSAALARAKGVRLHTHLAETIDEERYTLERFGKRPVAYMEELGWLRDDVWFAHAVHVNDHEIGCFNGAGVGVCHCPSSNMRLASGIAPVMAYRRAGVKVGIGVDGSASNDGNHMLGEVRQAMLMARLQIALCPPEGPHTTLSTSDPSRDGEWMTARQALEIATLGGAEVLGRSDIGSLEPGKCADFFALRLDDVAFAGGLSDPVAAALFCTPRGAAWTVVHGRPIVANGTIVTIDLPAIVAEHNRHAVRLAALSES; translated from the coding sequence ATGGCCACCCTGCTCGTCAAGAACGCCACCGTGCTTGTCACCATGGACGGCTCCCGCCGGGAGATCTCCGGCGGTGGCCTGTTCGCGCGCGACGGGTTCATCGAACAGGTTGGCCCGAGCGAGATGCTGCCGGCCACCGCCGACGAGGTGATGGACCTATCCGGCCATGTCGTGCTGCCCGGCCTCGTCAACTGCCATCACCATCTCGATCAGGTACTGACGCGCAACCTGCCGGCCGCCCAGAATGTGAACCTGTTCCGCTGGCTCAAGGCGCATTACCGGCTCTGGGCCGCGCGCACGCCGGAAGCTTCCCGCACTGCGACGCTGGTCGGCCTGTCCGAACTCGCGCTCTCCGGCTGCACCACGGCCTTCGACCACGCCTATGTGTTCCGCAATGGCTGCAAGGTCGACGACCAGATCGGCGCCGCCCGCGAGATCGGCATGCGCTTCATGGTCTCGCGCGGGTCGATGTCGCTTGGTGAAAGCAAGGGGGGGCTGCCCCCCGACGACTGCGTGGAGGAGGAAGAGGCTATCCTCGCCGACTCGGAACGGGTGATCGGTGCCTATCACGATCCTGCCCCCGGCTCGCTGCTGCAGATCGCCCTCGCCCCCTGCTCACCCTTCTCGGTGACGCCCGAGTTGATGCGCGATTCGGCCGCCCTGGCGCGGGCCAAGGGCGTGCGCCTCCACACCCATCTGGCCGAGACCATCGACGAGGAGCGCTACACGCTTGAGCGTTTCGGCAAGCGCCCCGTCGCCTACATGGAAGAGCTGGGCTGGCTGCGCGACGACGTCTGGTTCGCCCATGCGGTGCACGTGAACGACCATGAGATCGGCTGCTTCAATGGAGCGGGCGTGGGCGTATGTCATTGCCCCAGCTCCAATATGCGCCTCGCCTCCGGCATTGCCCCGGTGATGGCCTATCGGCGCGCCGGCGTGAAGGTGGGCATCGGGGTTGACGGCTCGGCCTCAAATGACGGCAACCACATGCTCGGCGAGGTACGCCAAGCGATGCTGATGGCCCGGCTTCAGATCGCGCTGTGCCCGCCCGAAGGGCCACACACCACGCTGTCCACCTCCGATCCCTCGCGCGATGGCGAATGGATGACCGCCCGACAAGCACTGGAGATCGCGACCCTTGGTGGTGCCGAGGTGCTCGGCCGCAGCGACATCGGCTCGCTGGAGCCCGGCAAATGCGCGGATTTCTTCGCCCTGCGGCTCGACGATGTCGCCTTTGCCGGGGGGCTGTCGGACCCCGTGGCGGCCGCGCTGTTCTGCACCCCGCGAGGGGCAGCCTGGACCGTCGTCCACGGGCGTCCGATCGTCGCCAATGGCACGATCGTGACCATCGACCTGCCGGCCATCGTTGCCGAGCACAACCGGCACGCCGTCCGGCTCGCCGCGCTTTCGGAGTCCTGA
- a CDS encoding DUF3422 family protein codes for MPRTESSPAIGAVFQDHPLRAPVLAELHARPFMPVATPARVLHVAFLVDREQAAADRAAFAGLCAARGQPGPAREAKQHRVAFGGAVLRWERHAEFTTYTWELPSEDLIDGGLPFHPASGALVATLAQLPQPGPLLVAVDLQLVTDTADSLALDRLFDRSSLARSDVEDGFAEIATDFQPDPSGFVRILVRDRGMTRDASGALVQRVLEIETYRTLALLGLPEAQGLVPTVAKIENQLSTITREMRESEGLIANNRLLGALTSLAAELEADAAASLFRFGATRAYEEIVTQRLQVIGERQISGYPTWQQFLLRRLQPAMRTCQSVEQRQANLSVKLTSAANLLRTRVDVELEQQNRDLLSSMNKRARMQLRLQQTVEGLSVAAISYYVVSLVHYVFEGVHPTLEHVGMNFDVGLATALSVPVVAFVIWSVVRRIRRGHIDEA; via the coding sequence CTGCCCAGGACCGAAAGCAGCCCCGCCATCGGCGCGGTCTTTCAGGACCATCCGCTGCGCGCGCCCGTGCTGGCCGAACTCCATGCGCGCCCCTTCATGCCGGTCGCCACGCCCGCCCGTGTCCTGCACGTCGCCTTTCTTGTTGATCGCGAACAGGCGGCGGCGGACCGGGCCGCCTTCGCCGGCTTGTGCGCGGCGCGTGGCCAGCCGGGGCCGGCACGCGAGGCCAAGCAGCACCGGGTGGCATTCGGTGGCGCCGTGCTGCGCTGGGAACGCCATGCCGAGTTCACCACCTATACCTGGGAGCTGCCGAGCGAGGATCTGATCGATGGCGGGCTGCCCTTCCATCCGGCGTCGGGCGCATTGGTCGCCACGCTGGCGCAGCTTCCCCAACCCGGCCCGCTGCTCGTTGCGGTCGATCTCCAGCTGGTGACCGACACCGCCGATTCCCTCGCGCTTGACCGGCTGTTCGACCGTTCCAGCCTCGCGCGTTCGGATGTCGAGGACGGGTTCGCGGAGATCGCCACCGACTTTCAGCCGGACCCTTCCGGTTTCGTGCGCATCCTGGTCCGCGACCGGGGCATGACACGCGACGCCTCCGGCGCCCTGGTTCAGCGGGTGCTGGAAATCGAGACGTATCGCACGCTGGCCCTTCTGGGCCTGCCGGAGGCGCAGGGCCTCGTGCCCACCGTCGCCAAGATCGAGAACCAGCTCAGTACGATTACCCGCGAGATGCGCGAAAGCGAGGGGCTTATTGCCAATAACCGCCTGCTGGGCGCGCTGACCTCGCTGGCCGCGGAGCTCGAGGCGGATGCGGCGGCGTCGCTGTTCCGCTTCGGTGCGACGCGCGCCTATGAGGAGATCGTCACCCAGCGGCTTCAGGTGATCGGCGAGCGCCAGATCTCGGGCTATCCGACATGGCAGCAGTTTCTGCTGCGCCGACTGCAGCCGGCGATGCGGACCTGCCAGTCCGTGGAACAGCGCCAGGCCAATCTGTCGGTGAAGCTCACCAGCGCGGCGAACCTGCTGCGCACACGGGTCGACGTGGAGCTTGAACAGCAGAACCGGGACCTGCTCAGCTCGATGAACAAGCGTGCGCGTATGCAGCTGCGCCTGCAGCAGACGGTGGAGGGCCTGTCCGTCGCGGCCATCTCCTACTATGTCGTCAGCCTTGTGCACTATGTGTTTGAGGGCGTGCATCCCACGCTCGAGCATGTGGGAATGAACTTCGATGTCGGTCTCGCCACCGCGCTTTCAGTGCCGGTAGTGGCGTTTGTGATCTGGAGCGTGGTGCGCCGGATCCGCCGTGGGCACATCGACGAGGCCTGA